The genome window GCCTTGATCAGCCTTCTCGGTAAAAGCGGCTATTCAGGTAATAGTCGGTGTATAGGATTTTGACAAAAGCCACCAGCGGTACTACCAGCAAAGCCCCAGCCACCCCAAACAGCGAGGCCCCAATCAGTACTGCGGCAATGCCTGTGACCGGGTGCAGGCTGGTGGTGCGGCCCATGATGATTGGCCAGACTATCCCTTGAATCTGGTTGCAGACCCACAGCACCAGGGCCACCACCGCAAAAGCCAGCCAGCCCAGCGGCAGGGCCAGCAGCAGGGCCGGTATGGCCGAGATAATCACCCCCAGCACCGGTACGAAGCTGAAAATGAAGGCCAGAAAACCCAGGGACATGGCCTGGGTGAGCACCCCTACCCCAAACCCCTGAAAAGCCCCAAACGAAAGGTACATGGCCACGCTGATAAGCACCCCGTTAAACAAAGCGCCCAGCAGGGTGCCCCGCACATATCCCCCAAAAGCGGCATCGGCCTTTTGGGCAAGCTCGTGTACCCTAGGCTGGTAGGGCAGCGGAACCGCACGGAACAGCGCCGCCCCCACACGGGGCAGGTCGTAGAGCAGGTAGATCGAGAGGGTGATGACCGTTAGGAGTTGGAAAGCACCCCCCAAAAGCCCAGTAAAAAAACCCAGCAGGTTGCCCCCCTGCGCTAGCAGGCTTTGCAGGCCGCGCAGCAAGGTCTGGGTGAAGGCTTGCAGCAGGGTTTGCAGGTTCAGGGTGGCCTGGTTGAGGGCCTCGAGCAAAACCGGTGGTAGATCAATCCGCCCAATCTGATCGGGCAGACCCCGCGCCCAACCCACCAACGGTTCCAAAAGGCTGGGCAGGTTGTTGACAAAGCGGGCGAGCTGCGTTGTCATGCCGGCCAGCAGTACAGTAGCCAGCCCCAGGAAAAAGAGCATGCCCACAAACACCACCACCACACCCAAAGCCCGCGTCAGACGCCGCTGCTCAAACCAGCGCACCGCCGGGCTTGCCAGATACGAAAACACAAACGCTGCCGAAACAATCCCGATGGCGGTACGCGCACCATTCAGCACCCAGCCCAGCAGCCAAAAAACCAGCCCCAACAGCAGCAAATATGCCGCTAGCCGTATCCAAGGGTTCTGCCAGGCCCAGCTCAGCGTTGCGCTCATACCTCTTTATCCCTCGCGGTAGAACCGGCTGTTCAAGTAAAGCTCCACATAGAGCACCTTGAAAAAGGCCAGCAGTGGAACCGCCACCAGCGCACCCACCAGCCCGTAGAGGCTCGAGCCCACCAGAATGGCCCCAATCACGCTCACCGGGTGCAGGCTGGTGGCCTGCCCCAGGATGCGCGGGCTCAGGATATGGGCCTCCACCTGGTTGGCTACCACCACCACCCCCAGAACCGCCACCACCTGCGGCCAGCCCACCGTGAGGGCCAGGAGCACCGCCGGAACCGTCGAAACAATTACCCCGGCAAACGGAATCAGGTTGAATACCGCCGCCAGGAACCCCAGCGATCCCGCCAGCGGCACCCCAGATACCCACAGGCCCACCGTCACAATCAGGCCCACCCCAGCCGCCACCATTAGCTGCCCCCGCACATAGCCCCCCACCGCCCTATCCAATTTGGCTGCGATATCAGCGGCAAAGGGCTGGTACGGCAAGGGAACCGCCTGGAAAAGGGTCTTGGAGATTTGCGGCAGGTCGTAGAGCAGGTAAATCGAGATGATGAGGGCCGCAAAGAGCTGGAGCACACCCCCCAGCAAAGAAGCAAAGAACCCCACCAAATTGCCCCCCTGGGCCAGCAGGGCGCGCAACCCCTGCAATAGGGTCTGGGTGAAGCCCTCGAGCAAGGTCTGCAAACCCTGGGCCGCCTGGACAAAGGCCCCTTCCAGGGCCGGGGGAATCTCAATCTGCCCCACGCGCGAGGGCAGATCCTCGGCCCAGGCCAGGAGGGGGGTTAAAATGCGGGGAAGTTCGTTCGCAAAGCCAGCCAGCACACTCACCATGTCGGCAATCAGGAACGAGGCCAGCCCCAAAAAAAATCCCAGCCCTAGATATACCAGGAGCACCCCCACAAACCGCGGTATCCTGCGTTTTTCCAAAGCCCGCACGATGGGCGAGGTCAGATAGGCAAAAAGAAAAGCCAGAGATAGCGTGACCAGAGCCCCCCTGGCCCCTCCAAAGACCACCCCCAAAAGCTGAAGGATTAGGTAGGCCAGAATCGCATAAACTGCAATTCGCACCCACAGCAGCTTCCAGATTTCGGCAAGGTCGCGGCGCATGGGGATTAAGATACCCTACCTCAGGGAAGGCCGAACTCGAGCTTGGCCCTGGCCCGCACTGCCTCGGGCGCCAGACCCTGACCAAAGTATTTGTCCCGGTCGGGCTCACCATCCCACAGCTCAAACAAGAGCCGCGCGCCTTCAGCACCACCGCGCAGGGCCGCCTCGGTGCCGCTGTTGCCCACCCGTCCAATCCACTGCCCTTTGTGCACCCTGCTGCCCACCTTCAGACCCGGCGCGATCTCGGAGAGGTGGGCATATACCGTGGTAAACCCACCCGGGTGGCGAATCCAGACCTCACGCCCCCGCAGTTTGTCCATCTGCTCGGGGCTGGCGCCCTTGGCCACCGCCCGAATCAGGGCCTCGAACTCGGCGCGGGTCAACTCTTTGTAGCTGGTCTCGGCTTTGACAACCTCGCCGCCGGCTGCTGCCACCACCCCCATGCCAAAGCGCACCGGCACGCAGGCGTCCCCGTTGGTAAACACAAAGCCGGGGCTGGTGCCCTTGCGGTACTCGCGGGGGGCGCCGGGCAGGTTGGCATCGCTTTTGGGCAGGCAGGCGCCGGGCAGGGGCAGCGTGAAGCCCTCGGGGCCTTGCTCGAGGCTCTGCTTAAGCTTGGCAATTTCCGACTGCAACCCCGCAATCTGCCGGCGGGCACCGGATAGCTGCGCACTCTGCCACAAAGCCAGAAGGGTCACCAGAGCGAGCACAATCCAGCCTGGCTTGATCGGCATGGGCTCATTTTATGCCAAAAATAAAGAGACACAGCGGGCTGTGTCTCTGCTGGTAATGGGTTGCTTAGAGCAGGCTCAGCAGGCGGGCTTTGATCTGCTTGGCGGTGAGGCCCTCGAGCTTCATGCCCTTGGAGCGCTCCACCAGCTCGTACACCTTGTGGGCGTGACTGTTGGCGACCCGGAAGGTGATGGCCTGCCCGGCAACCGTTACGGTTACTTTGCGCAGGTTGGGCTCTTGCCAGTGCTTGGTGTAGCCGGTAATCTTCTTACCCACCCCACCTTCCCGTTTGGCCTTACCACGGGTAATGATGCTATAGGCCACCGTGGGGCGCTTGCCGCTAATCTCGCAAATCTTCGACATCGCAGGACTCCTAACTGCCAACGCAAGGGACTGCCCCTTGCTTCAGGGCAACGGCAACGAGTATAGCATACCCTCACACAACCGTGCTAGACTTCCCAGCGGTATGAACATTGCCACCTGGCTGGTTCCCGCCCTGCTGGTCGCCGATCAGACCATCAAACTTATGGTGTTGTGGGCGGTAGGCCCCCGAATTTTTGATGATGGCGTGGGCGCGATCTTCCTGACCAATTTATTCTGGATTGTAGATGCCACCTTCATCAAAAACACCGGCGCGGCCTTTGGAATTTTCCAGGGCGGCGCTCGCATTCTGGTCTGGGTCAGCCTGGCGGTAGGCATCGGCATACTCGCCTACCTCAGCCTGAATCAGCGCCGAACCTCGCGCCTCAGCCAGCTTGCGCTATCGCTTATTGCGGCGGGGGCTTTGGGTAATGCCATCGACCGCCTGGGTCATGGCTGGGTAGTGGATTATGTGGATATTAACCGTACGGGTATATCTGTTCTGGATAGCTTCCCTATCTGGAACTTGGCCGATGCGTGCGTGGTAGTGGGGGTCTTGTTGCTTCTACTGCCCCAGCGCAAACGGCGGTATTGAGGCCGTACCCATACTTTTGGGCAATCCGTCAGCGCATGGTGGCGATCCAGCCAACTCCGGTATGAAATACGGCCTGCTAGCTTTTGCTACCAAAGGTAGAGCAACGCGACTTTGAAGGGGTAGCGATCGGAGATGCCCACCTCGAGGGCCACCGGGTCAAGGTAGAGCCGCCCACCCAAGCCATAAGCCAGGTTAAACCCTCCTTCAATACCCAGCCCCACGTAGCCCGAGATGGCCCCACCGGGAATCTCGAGGCTGGCCACCGGCCCCAGATGGAGGCCAAAAATGCTGCCCACCGTGTTAAAGCTCAGGTCTAGCCCCAGGCCCGCCGATAGCGAAAGATCGGCCACCGTGAGGGCCGGCAGCAGATTGGCCTTCAAAAGCGCCCACACCTCCAGCGCATCAAAGCTGGTGGGCACAATTACCTCCATATCCAACCCGGTGTCGATCCCCAGCGGACTGAAAGGCAGGCCCGTGCTGCCCTGTACCACCAGCCCACGCCCAATCCCAAACCCCACCCCTACGGTGTTCTCGGGGTAGGCCGGAGCCTGAGCAAAGGCCATTCCAATCGCCAAAATTAGCACAGCAAACAGTCGCTTCATGGTTCCTCCAAACGCTGCCCCATCATAACAGGGCAGCCCGAACTACCCTAGGGCCCGCGCCAGCAACCGGTGAAAATGGTGCACCCCCTGCTCCCGCTTGACGCTAAAGCGGCCCCGGTCGTAGAAGCGCGACTTAACCCCCTTCTGCACCGCCTCCACCACCACCTCGTCTTCGCGCTCCACCCGGTCGAGGGCCGCCCCAGCCCCGGCCTCCAGCTTGCTGGCATCCCACACATAGGGCAAAAACGAGACTTTGGTAAGCTCGGGCCCCAGCGGGCGCACCACATTAACCGAGAGGCCCCAGGGGTAGAAGTTCAGCATCAGGTTGGGGAAAACCCAGTAGTAGTAGGCCGCAATGCGCTGGCCGTAGTCGGGTGAGTCTTTGGGCAGGTCGAAGCAGGGCTCGCCGGGGGCCGCCACCCCGAGCTGTAGGTTGCACCAGTCGTAGACCTCGGTGGTGTAGCTGCCGTAATCAATGACGCTATTGAGCGAGGCGTGGATGTAGGGGATGTGGAAGCCTTCCAGGTAGTTGTCGCAATACAGCGCCCAGTTGGCCCGCACCAGGTAGTCGCGGGCGCGGGAGGGCTCGAAGTAAAACTCCCGAAAGGGCAGCCAGCCTACCCGCTCCTGCACAGAGCGCAGCACCTCTTGCAGCGAAACCGGCGGGTTCAGGCTGGCAAACAAAAACTTCCCCTGGCCCCAGGTCTCGAAGGCCACCTTGGGCAGGTCGTCCTTGGGGCTGGGGAACCCCGCTACCCCCTCGAACTCCGGCATGGCCTGAAAGCAGCCATCCAGCCCAAACCGCCGCCCGTGGTAGCGGCAGCGCAGGTAGCGGGCGTTGTCGCCGGTCTCGGCCACCAGCATCCCCCGGTGGGTGCAGACGTTGGAGAGCAGGTGCAGTTGGTCCTGGTGGTCGCGGGTTAGCACCAGCGGCTCGTCCAGACAGCCTTCCAGCAAGGTAAAGGGCTTGACCGTGCCGGGGGCCTTCAGGTCGTCGGTATCGCCCACCCACTGCCAGCTTCGGGCAAACACCTTTTCTTTTACCGCTTCGTATACCTGGGGGTCTTGGTAGAAGCGGGCCGAAAGGGTGGAAGCCTGGGCGATGTCGGGGTGAACCTCGAGGTTGTTCATGCTTGCTCCTTATAGCGTTTGGAATTGAGGGCCAGGGGTCGGGGGCTCAAAAGACAAAACCCGTACAGCCTCGCGACTGTACGAGGACGAAAGAGGTTTTATTTACCCGCCGCAATAATCGCCCTGGCAAAGCGCAGTTGTTTGGTTGGAATATCCAGCCAGGGGCGCATAGAGCAATTATAAAAGCAAAGCCCCCGCGCCTCCAGCGGGGGCCAAATGTGGGGACTGTGGACGCGACTTATCTACCCCACTCCAGCTTGACAATCATCTCGGTGCCACGGGGGGCTACTTTGACCTCGAGTTTATCCCCACCCCGGCGGTACTCCGCCTCGTAGGCCAGGTTCTTCTTGCCCCCTTTGGACTTGAAGCTCACCTTCACCCAGCCTTTGGAGGTCAGGTCGCGGTGGTAGTAGCTGAAAATTTGCTCCACATCGCCGCCGCGATAGGCCACGCTGTACTCGGTGTCGTCGCGGTCTTCCCAGTTCACCCAGTACCCCGGCATGGGTGAGATGAAGTAGATGGGCGGCCTGGGCACCACGGGCTGCGGGTTGGCCGCCTGGCGGGGCTGTACGTTGTAGCGCACCGCATCGCTCACCCAGTCGCGGTCGGGCAGTGGGGTGACCACAATCGAGAGCGCCCTGGCCAGGTTGCCAGC of Meiothermus sp. contains these proteins:
- a CDS encoding aromatic ring-hydroxylating dioxygenase subunit alpha, whose product is MNNLEVHPDIAQASTLSARFYQDPQVYEAVKEKVFARSWQWVGDTDDLKAPGTVKPFTLLEGCLDEPLVLTRDHQDQLHLLSNVCTHRGMLVAETGDNARYLRCRYHGRRFGLDGCFQAMPEFEGVAGFPSPKDDLPKVAFETWGQGKFLFASLNPPVSLQEVLRSVQERVGWLPFREFYFEPSRARDYLVRANWALYCDNYLEGFHIPYIHASLNSVIDYGSYTTEVYDWCNLQLGVAAPGEPCFDLPKDSPDYGQRIAAYYYWVFPNLMLNFYPWGLSVNVVRPLGPELTKVSFLPYVWDASKLEAGAGAALDRVEREDEVVVEAVQKGVKSRFYDRGRFSVKREQGVHHFHRLLARALG
- a CDS encoding AI-2E family transporter yields the protein MSATLSWAWQNPWIRLAAYLLLLGLVFWLLGWVLNGARTAIGIVSAAFVFSYLASPAVRWFEQRRLTRALGVVVVFVGMLFFLGLATVLLAGMTTQLARFVNNLPSLLEPLVGWARGLPDQIGRIDLPPVLLEALNQATLNLQTLLQAFTQTLLRGLQSLLAQGGNLLGFFTGLLGGAFQLLTVITLSIYLLYDLPRVGAALFRAVPLPYQPRVHELAQKADAAFGGYVRGTLLGALFNGVLISVAMYLSFGAFQGFGVGVLTQAMSLGFLAFIFSFVPVLGVIISAIPALLLALPLGWLAFAVVALVLWVCNQIQGIVWPIIMGRTTSLHPVTGIAAVLIGASLFGVAGALLVVPLVAFVKILYTDYYLNSRFYREG
- the lspA gene encoding signal peptidase II — encoded protein: MNIATWLVPALLVADQTIKLMVLWAVGPRIFDDGVGAIFLTNLFWIVDATFIKNTGAAFGIFQGGARILVWVSLAVGIGILAYLSLNQRRTSRLSQLALSLIAAGALGNAIDRLGHGWVVDYVDINRTGISVLDSFPIWNLADACVVVGVLLLLLPQRKRRY
- a CDS encoding AI-2E family transporter, producing MRRDLAEIWKLLWVRIAVYAILAYLILQLLGVVFGGARGALVTLSLAFLFAYLTSPIVRALEKRRIPRFVGVLLVYLGLGFFLGLASFLIADMVSVLAGFANELPRILTPLLAWAEDLPSRVGQIEIPPALEGAFVQAAQGLQTLLEGFTQTLLQGLRALLAQGGNLVGFFASLLGGVLQLFAALIISIYLLYDLPQISKTLFQAVPLPYQPFAADIAAKLDRAVGGYVRGQLMVAAGVGLIVTVGLWVSGVPLAGSLGFLAAVFNLIPFAGVIVSTVPAVLLALTVGWPQVVAVLGVVVVANQVEAHILSPRILGQATSLHPVSVIGAILVGSSLYGLVGALVAVPLLAFFKVLYVELYLNSRFYREG
- a CDS encoding L28 family ribosomal protein; its protein translation is MSKICEISGKRPTVAYSIITRGKAKREGGVGKKITGYTKHWQEPNLRKVTVTVAGQAITFRVANSHAHKVYELVERSKGMKLEGLTAKQIKARLLSLL
- a CDS encoding M23 family metallopeptidase, translated to MPIKPGWIVLALVTLLALWQSAQLSGARRQIAGLQSEIAKLKQSLEQGPEGFTLPLPGACLPKSDANLPGAPREYRKGTSPGFVFTNGDACVPVRFGMGVVAAAGGEVVKAETSYKELTRAEFEALIRAVAKGASPEQMDKLRGREVWIRHPGGFTTVYAHLSEIAPGLKVGSRVHKGQWIGRVGNSGTEAALRGGAEGARLLFELWDGEPDRDKYFGQGLAPEAVRARAKLEFGLP
- a CDS encoding bioflim formation protein; translated protein: MKRLFAVLILAIGMAFAQAPAYPENTVGVGFGIGRGLVVQGSTGLPFSPLGIDTGLDMEVIVPTSFDALEVWALLKANLLPALTVADLSLSAGLGLDLSFNTVGSIFGLHLGPVASLEIPGGAISGYVGLGIEGGFNLAYGLGGRLYLDPVALEVGISDRYPFKVALLYLW